A region from the Wansuia hejianensis genome encodes:
- a CDS encoding DUF4250 domain-containing protein codes for MIPSDPAMLLSYVNTQLRDYYPSLEELCKSLQISEEEVKRKLSAIDYQYEEEVNQFI; via the coding sequence ATGATACCGAGTGATCCGGCCATGCTTCTGAGTTATGTCAATACTCAGCTGAGAGATTATTATCCCTCCTTAGAGGAATTGTGTAAAAGTCTGCAGATCTCAGAGGAGGAAGTGAAAAGAAAGCTGTCTGCGATCGATTACCAGTATGAGGAAGAGGTAAATCAATTTATATAA
- a CDS encoding pyridoxamine 5'-phosphate oxidase family protein gives MDKIIQFYEIIKNEMSVTLATALDQSVTMRFVSPVYYKKSILFFTEPESLKYRQLKANPNCCIGAGNFFAEASAEFLGSTMSDHNEELRKVYCEKFPGAFDEGVALGGRTAEFILLKPTRLKGWAFKDGIPSSDGIPTVPFEIELTEIQ, from the coding sequence ATGGATAAAATCATACAGTTTTATGAAATAATAAAAAATGAGATGAGCGTTACACTTGCAACAGCATTGGATCAGAGCGTAACAATGCGTTTCGTCAGCCCCGTATACTATAAGAAAAGCATTTTATTCTTTACTGAACCTGAATCGCTGAAATACCGGCAGCTAAAAGCTAACCCCAATTGCTGTATTGGCGCCGGCAATTTCTTTGCTGAAGCCAGCGCAGAATTTTTGGGATCAACTATGTCAGATCATAATGAGGAACTTCGGAAGGTTTATTGCGAAAAATTTCCCGGCGCATTTGACGAAGGTGTCGCCCTGGGCGGACGAACTGCGGAATTCATATTACTTAAACCAACCAGGCTAAAGGGATGGGCATTCAAAGATGGCATTCCCTCCTCCGACGGAATACCTACAGTCCCATTTGAGATCGAGTTAACTGAAATACAATGA
- a CDS encoding ComEC/Rec2 family competence protein yields MKSKKRVLIWVLSAVLLLGGLSACGGEGGGSAGSGEQTAQKTTVAAAPEVNSKAVVTGTPAPEPTQETAGDMTVHFLDVGQGLSVLVQSQGRNLIYDGGGRGASSFTVSYLQQQGVTDIQYLISSHYDEDHVAGLVGCLNAFHVEQVIGADYVQDTKIYESFMKGVEAQGLSVQHPAVGTEFSFGSGKFTILAPSSISGDDNGNSVVIKLENGSNSFIFTGDASAESEAAMCGSGLDLECDVLSVSHHGSATATSWEFLQAAVPELAVVSCGTDNSYGHPHRDTMDRLESMEIQVYRTDKQGTVTAVSDGTTIKWNQAPCNDYSPGDESDQGTQPEEQSQQGAGEPPAQPEVQAAPPEAAPQPEVTEAPDQTVMVWISATGSKYHNKPDCGNMNPDKAAQMSEADAQASGYEPCKKCF; encoded by the coding sequence ATGAAAAGTAAAAAGAGAGTATTAATCTGGGTGTTGTCGGCGGTCTTGCTGCTGGGCGGCCTCAGTGCGTGCGGGGGTGAAGGAGGCGGCAGTGCGGGGAGCGGGGAGCAGACGGCACAGAAAACTACAGTAGCTGCCGCACCAGAAGTAAATTCAAAGGCAGTGGTTACGGGAACTCCGGCGCCTGAGCCCACGCAGGAGACTGCAGGGGATATGACGGTTCACTTTCTGGATGTGGGCCAGGGGCTGTCTGTCCTTGTTCAGTCCCAGGGCAGGAATCTGATCTATGACGGAGGAGGCAGGGGAGCTTCCAGTTTTACCGTTTCCTACCTTCAGCAGCAGGGTGTGACTGATATTCAATACCTAATTTCATCACATTATGATGAGGATCACGTGGCCGGGCTGGTGGGCTGTCTGAATGCGTTCCATGTGGAGCAGGTGATCGGTGCGGACTACGTACAGGATACAAAGATCTATGAGTCATTCATGAAAGGCGTAGAAGCGCAGGGGCTTTCCGTGCAGCATCCGGCCGTCGGGACAGAGTTTTCATTTGGATCTGGGAAGTTTACAATACTTGCCCCTTCTTCCATAAGCGGGGATGACAACGGGAATTCTGTTGTCATAAAGCTGGAAAATGGATCAAACAGCTTTATCTTTACGGGCGATGCTTCCGCAGAAAGTGAAGCTGCCATGTGTGGATCGGGGCTTGATCTGGAATGTGACGTGCTGTCTGTTTCCCACCATGGTTCAGCTACGGCGACAAGTTGGGAATTTTTGCAGGCGGCAGTGCCGGAGCTGGCGGTGGTTTCATGTGGAACTGATAACAGCTACGGCCATCCTCACAGGGATACGATGGATAGGCTGGAGTCCATGGAAATACAGGTATACAGGACGGATAAGCAAGGTACGGTGACCGCTGTCAGTGACGGGACCACAATCAAATGGAACCAGGCGCCCTGTAATGATTACAGTCCGGGCGATGAGAGCGATCAGGGGACACAGCCTGAGGAGCAGTCTCAGCAGGGGGCCGGGGAACCGCCTGCCCAGCCGGAAGTGCAAGCCGCCCCACCGGAAGCAGCTCCACAGCCAGAGGTGACAGAGGCTCCGGATCAGACGGTTATGGTCTGGATCTCAGCCACAGGCTCGAAGTATCACAATAAGCCGGATTGTGGAAATATGAATCCGGATAAGGCGGCTCAGATGAGTGAAGCCGATGCGCAGGCGAGTGGTTATGAGCCGTGTAAAAAATGCTTTTAA